TCATCGCTGTATGAAACCAGACCGTTTGCAGGTACATCATGGGCCTCCAGGTCTGAAGGTTTTTCTGTGTCAATGCTAGGTGTTTTCACAATTTCTGACCCTTCTGAGTTTGCTGGATCCACCTTCGCTTTCTTGGCTTGTGGCTTGACTTTGATAATCATACCTAACCGGTGAGAAGGCGGATTCTTCCTGACAACTGGTTTCTGCTCCTGCAGGCAACAACAGATTGCGTTTAGAAGTTCATTCAGTAAAACAGAGCTTCCAATTATAGATAGCACTGCACACTCGGATGCAAGCACAAGATAATACGTTAAAGCTATCAGATAAAGACTCAATGGTGACCAAGATCTGCAACCAAAAAGCCATGATTGGATGATCACTAGAatccattttctctcttcatCAAACATTCAACTCTTGCTGAAACCAGTCAACAGAAAAGATAGTTAAATTGTTAAATTGGGCTAGGGTCATCTTGGTGGAACCACAAATGAGTGCCCAAATATACTgcaaaacaataaataaatcctaaatCTCTCAGTAAATATGCAGAAACAAGGATTTGTCTCATTGGGAAGCCACCAAAAGTTGACACCTAGTAAGCCAACAGGTGCTTGCCACACCACAGTGCATAACATCTCggttgtgttaaaaaaaaaaactcgtgACATTTTTTACGTGGCAAGCGAGCATTGACTGTCAGGATGTTGGAATATGAAGGGGTTGGCTCCTAATGTGGACTTCCAATAGTATTTGCTTCAGATTCTGCCTTTAATGAACCCTGTCCACTCTTGTTCCACCCATGGCCCAGCATTCATAGAATCTAATCCATTGGATGTCCAGGAAAAAAACATGGCAAAAACAGGTCAAGTAAATGTTCAAGAATCCATAAGTTAGTTTGGACTTtgcagaaagaaaaaagaaaagaaaaaaagacaccACAGGCAGCTATGCCATGACAGGTAAATGACGCAGAGTGAAGTGAGAGCATTGCCCTATCAAGCTACACCAATCCCAAGGTTGCCAAAGGCTCACTGTGTCATTTGTAGTCTGTCTCATTTCATGGCAAGTCCAAGAGTGTATACAAGTGTAAAAAGCCTGTCAATCAAGCAACTGACCTGGACTTTAGGAGCAGGGGGTGTATCCTTCAGTTCATGTACAATGGTAGACTGTGCTGCCACTGCTGCCTGTGAAAGCAACCACTTCAATGGTTTGAGCTGAAAGATAAGATGAATAATAGTGCAAGTACAGCCTTCATTCTACGCATGCAACATCAAATTCCTCACAAGGAGAAAATTATTATATGTATCCATTTTCTCATAAGAATTCTACTTTGGCAGATAATTTTAGTGGTAAAGCAGTAATAACATACACCAGCAGAGTTACATAATGCATAACATCTCCTTGTTCTTTTTACTGCAGatccaaggaaaaaaaagacacaaacaatGAAGAATTGCATTATTCATTCTTGAAATATGTAACAACACGTATAAAGGATGCTATAACCTCCTGTAATATTTGTGTAATTCAAGATTCCTCAGTCAGGTCCCAGAATCATTAAACTACTGACAAATGTATGCAGCCCTCAGATacttaaaaaattctaattactGAACTTCACAGTTAATCAAGGATGCCATCGATGCATATACTTGGATAATGCACTGAATAGAATTGTAAGCATTTGAATGAAACCTCTCAGGGACTTATTAAATTCACAGGCATGATTAAACTACAAACCAACTTGGTAGCAATTTTCAGTTGCTGAGACCGTCCGCTAGGATCTGTACTAATTCATGTTTCAGAtttcaaaatgagaaaatttatcACTGTATTCAAATTCAAAAGGCACAAATATAGCAgcaaaaggaaaacaaaataaaggaaaaggaaaagatatgCATACACACAAACCAAGAAGTTACAATAATACTCTTTTTTATGCATACTCAATCAAAACAACAATTAACACTCTTAAATCTATAAATTGAGTTAAGGTTTGGTAAAGAAGGTCAATTACTTTGACACCCTGGTAAATGCTAGTGCCACATCATGAGAATGAAGGTACTTGATTCACTTCAGttagaatataaaaatgatcaattattcaataaaattcttCACAAGGACTCTTTGAATTCTGATAAGTGTGACCTTGAAACTATTAgctaaatttcatttttgtttttttcaatatgAGGAAAATTAATTAACCAGATTAAGAATTCTCCTTGATACACATTAATATAATAGTAATTCTACAATTCAGGAATGGTTAGAAAATGACCTGGAAACTACGGAGCTGTTGGGCTTCTTCTTCTGCCATCTGCTGTTCATAGTCCTTCCTTGACTGCATGAATAATCAAAACttcagaaaagagaaaagacaaCATTGCCTCTGGAAAGAAACCAGAGCAGCAGAAAAgacaaatgtaaaaaaaaaaagagtcaaggtgcgtgcacacacacacacacacatgcacaaGCACACATGCATCGAAGGAAGGAGGGAGGGagattccaagttttgcatccACACATGCACAAAGTGAAACATATCTTTCTTAAgataaaaacaatcaaataattatacAGCAGCAATAATGCCTCAACTGTAAAACTGTAAAGATCATATAAAATTTGCAATTCTTATGATAGcataaaattatatgatttaattGCAAGAATCAAAACTTGAAGCACTCTTGTTACAGCATAACGTATAACATAACGGCAAGACTAATCCTTTTAAAGAGCTATGGCATCAACCTTACAAATATAATCATgcaaaatttaatgaatttctaGCATTTTTAATCTATGACTTGTAACAGCAGACATGGACATGTTAATATGTGTGCATTCCTGTATTTATAATGTTGAACATGTgtctatttgtttgttttgagtTTGTATTCTTGATGATAAAACAAGTATCAACTATATAACAAGTTTCACCACAACAAAGGGCACCAAGagctttgtttttaaatttatatgcaCATTCTTGAAGAAATAAGGTAGATACTTTGGCAAATTTTTTAACAGGTGTCAAATACATGTTATGCAAGGACAAGTGTACACCATGCCAATATTGACTACAAGAAGTGAGTTAGAAATCACAGGTTTAAATAATCACTAAAAGTGCCCTACAATCACAGTTTCAAGTTATGAGATGTAGAACACTATTCTTTACATCAGAATTAGCATGTAAATCATACATCCATGACACCTGCATACTTCAATGTCCAGTTCTGACTATGTTTACATGACACATGCATCCTTAATTGTCCAGTTCAGACACTTAGACATGAGTTCCCTTTAGAAGTAGAAAATGAGGCATGGAGGAATCTGCTTATATTGCCTTTTTGTGATAGGATGAATAAGAAACTTGTGATAGGATAAATAATAAACTGATTACTTTAGCAACTATTAGTTATTTAAAGTTCATGACATTTTGATTCTCAAGGACATACAGCAATTTACATGGCAATCAGTAGACTTTCAgtacacctttttttttataggtagaCTTTCAGTGCACTTTGACTTCAATACTGAGGTCAACTCTATGGTTTTCCACACAAAACATGTGGAACAAGTTTCTGTGTCCATATCATGTGTCTCAACTGTAGCATCAAGTCTATGTCTGTGAGCATATACATCATAGGTCCAAATCAATCAACAAATCTTTCAAATTAAGTgcattatatgtatatatatatatataatcttagGTTGGTGCTGCAATTTCCAGTCAAAAAATAGCTCATAGCACATCGTCTCACCATCTCCAGGTTATCAAGAAACTCAGTCTCATCTTCATCCAAAGCTTTTGGCGGTCCTGTAATAAAAAGAAGAGATTACGGCTCCATTTTCGTTATGTATTCATTCAACAAAAGCAGCTAATGCTAAACCACTCTTTGAACTGTTCTAATCTGGCTTGGTATCACAAGCATGAAGTTTACCCCTCAAATTTTTCCCGTACAAAATTTTGGGGGTAAACTAAGTGCTAGTGATACTAGGCTACATATCCACAAGCTCTAAGATGGGTCATTCAGAAAAAATGACTAGGCTCTAAGATGGATCATAAGTGCTttatagaaaaactaaaaaaataaaataaaaagatcctATAGAAGCACCTGAATACAATGGCAAGAGTTAAGACTTCCAGCAGTAAATACTAGCAATAATGCATACCAAAATACATGGAAACTAAATGCTTAGAAATGAATAGATCATGGAGAAATCCTTGTTATGAATCACCTCTTTTTTTCAGAAATCTACCATGCTGTTCAATAAAATTCCAAGTACTAATTAAGATGTTTATcagtattttcaataaattcttAAAGGATGGCGCCCTCAAATGCCATTGGAAATAGAATTGAGCACTCACTGTGCTTGAATCGCTCATTAAATTCGGCATCTCGCTTGTCCTTATTCTCCTTTAATATCTGCAgataaaagaagatgaaataaGAAGGAAGCtcaaaaaaagtaaatttttttaagctcAAACTATCTTTCTCAGGATAAGCACCAAATTCACTTATAAGAAACCATGTTAAGAAGCTATATTGATATAGTCCGCTACTGTAAAGGAAAATTTCACATTTCCAAgcaaaaattagaataaatatgTATTCAACTCAAAGAATCATCTGAAGACTGAATTTTTCTAATGCCAAACAGAAAAAGGGCATGGATGGCATGGATTTCACTTGGTGAATCATACATTTTTGAAGATATATGAAACGAAAATGTCAGGACCATTTGTTATAACGAAAAGAAAGAGTTAAGAAAGTGAAAGGAATGGAATTTAAACCTCGAAGAGGGGTCTATCCCTCTGCGCAGTGCCGTCATCTGCTCGTTCACCCCTTGCTTTCTTAGATTCATCCAACTGCCATTACAATTCCCAATTATCCccatttcaaaatcaaacacaaaattcttcaaaatagtAACCGTGAGAAAGAGTTTTAGGGTTTCGGACGGGTAATACCTGCTCCTCGGAGATGAAATTCATCAACCTCATTGGAGGAAGACTAGAGGTTTCTTCGTCCATCCCAACCAATTCCCCCTCCAAACACACCAACTTCCTTCAGTTCTAAGCCCTTCCGGCTTTCTTTCCTCGGCGATCGAGCACCCAAATCAAAACTACGTCTTTTGGGACGGACGTGGGCCGGACTTCTCTTTGGGCATTTTGTTGGGCTAGCTGCAAATCGAGTTCGTTGGGTTGGGCTTGTTCAACCTAATCACAACTCAAAACTAATGACATTCAACCcaatatttatgtcaaaatttaaataataaattatatcttAAATATATTAACTGATGGCATATTTTGGTATATATTATTGAAGAAATACATTAGGAatgtttaatattaaaaaaattagattaagagataaatggaaataaaaggTTAAGATTTAGAATAATGAATAATATATCATAAAGTTTTAAtatgtgaaaaaatattttatatatataaaaatatgtaatattCAAGAGATAGAAATTTtcggtattttaaaaaataaaaaataaaaaagttagcAAACTTTTGTTTCCTATATATTTACTAACTTTCTATAATACAAACTAAAAAactattgaaaacaattctcttttttattttattttattttaaaaaacagattCAATCTATTGGTTCAATCATCATTTTAATCTGATTCGACCTTTTAAACTTTGAACCAGCCTTAAACCGTCGACGGTTAGACCAATGAACCAACTTATCCAAAACcaattttgcatgaatcaaacTATTCAAATTTACCCCCTTCCCCCTCCCCTTCCTAGCTCTTGCCGCAAGCCCAAGCCAAGGCCGACATGCCGATGGCTCCCTCATTCATGTTCTGCCACCCTCCCCCTTTATCCTTTTTCTTCCTCGTCGCTACCTCCCTTCCATTGCCACCCTTGCCTTGTTCTCTACCCTACACCTCCTACCTTCAATCCAATGTCGAAGAAGCCTTGCCCATAATGCTACAAGTCTTTCACTCCCATTTTTGaggttttctttatattttttatttttatttactttattggtttatttatattattgtttattttattttatatttgttattctTTCAtctttatggttttaatttaaattaataaaaatgttgtaattttaaataaatttgtgaaATATATTGTGTCcctcatattttaaaataagtttatgatttaaaaataattttataatttaaatataaattttaaattaaaattatgattttaatctaaatttctgatttaaaactaatattttaatttgtagataattttatgatttttaaatataattttgatttttaaataatatatatattatatatttgtgaAGTCACTATTCAATCACGATTTGATAGTTCGTCTGACCTGAATCCGTAAATCAAtaacttttactaaaaataattgattattacaaattattatacttattttagattaaaaatctttaagaagaattttttcccttttttattattattatacttcTATTTTAGATTAACAATTTCATCGGAATTCTCAAACCTAATCCTATTTGGAATCCACATCACCATCCAGCAGTCTCAATCTCATCATCGTACCATCCGTACGTCCATCAGACACATGTCGCCCACACAATAAAGTGTGGCGATTAGACACCGCCCACGAGAAGTCCCACCGCCGTATCGAAGTCCGCAACGTGTCTTGTCAGTTAATCTCACGAGTCTATTTATTCCCTACTTACTGATTTCACGATCAGTTTCCCAAGTTTCCCGATCAATGGAGTTGTCCGCCGCGGTAGCTTCACGACCAGTTCTTGTGCGCTTTCACGGCGCCGCCTGTTCTTCCGATTCCTCTCCATCTCTTTCTACTCTATATCTCAGACCCAGAAATTTTTCTGGGTTTCTGAGTTCTGGCATTTCCGTCTCTGGTCAGTTGCAGGGTTATGTTTCGCCCAGGGCAATGggaaaggagagagagaagaagaaagacaagGAGAAGAATTTCACATTGAAGAAATGGCTGGCCAAAGATTTGGCTACGTTTTCTGACATGGTTTCCGGCGTAGAGAATGGGAATTGTTCGGTGGATGAAGAAGACGAAAGGAAGATGATGAAGGTCAGAATCCCAACTATTTTTCTTGTCTTCTTGTTTCTTTCACGAATGTAGTGGTACTGGATCAACATGTAATCTTCTTCAATGCAGGAAGCAACAGAGGTCCTGTTTGGAGAATCTCGAGAGATGAGATCAGAGGGAAAGAAGctgaagaggaagagaaaaggaaaggaggCCCTAATGAAGTTGATGACAATCAACTCTGAGTTTGAATTAGACTCATCAGATTCAAGTGAAAACCCAAGCGAGGAGGCGATCTACATGAGCCTCTTAAGAGGTGAAACaataaaacaatcaaaagaTAATTATGAACCACAGCAGGCAGTTCACCAAGAAGCAATATCAGCTAAACCCGGCTTACCTACTCAAGAAGAGAATAAGTCAGTGGAATCTGGGATTAGAGACCTCAAT
Above is a genomic segment from Vitis riparia cultivar Riparia Gloire de Montpellier isolate 1030 chromosome 7, EGFV_Vit.rip_1.0, whole genome shotgun sequence containing:
- the LOC117917483 gene encoding uncharacterized protein LOC117917483, with the protein product MDEETSSLPPMRLMNFISEEQLDESKKARGERADDGTAQRDRPLFEILKENKDKRDAEFNERFKHRPPKALDEDETEFLDNLEMSRKDYEQQMAEEEAQQLRSFQAAVAAQSTIVHELKDTPPAPKVQEQKPVVRKNPPSHRLGMIIKVKPQAKKAKVDPANSEGSEIVKTPSIDTEKPSDLEAHDVPANGLVSYSDESEEDD
- the LOC117918195 gene encoding diacylglycerol O-acyltransferase 3-like produces the protein MELSAAVASRPVLVRFHGAACSSDSSPSLSTLYLRPRNFSGFLSSGISVSGQLQGYVSPRAMGKEREKKKDKEKNFTLKKWLAKDLATFSDMVSGVENGNCSVDEEDERKMMKEATEVLFGESREMRSEGKKLKRKRKGKEALMKLMTINSEFELDSSDSSENPSEEAIYMSLLRGETIKQSKDNYEPQQAVHQEAISAKPGLPTQEENKSVESGIRDLNLQNLGGEGSGSDGQSITNRVGESKTRIEVCMGGKCRKLGAAMLLEEFQRQVGTKAGVVPCKCMGRCRDGPNVKGVEEVGWGSCSKSSSHWCGVGLDEISVIVADLFDGWSNKPHDQVPPA